A stretch of DNA from Paenibacillus sp. FSL W8-0186:
GAAGGATGCCATTTTAGTCGGCTTGGGGCAGGCTGTCGCACTTACACCTGGCATTAGCCGTTCAGGTGCTACAATTATTTCCGCCATTGCTTGCGGCATCAAACAGGATACAGCACTGCGCTTTGCCTTTATGCTTTATATCCCTGTCAGCCTTGGCGGCGTTGTACTTGGATTTTCCGATTTTATCAATGAACCTAATAAGGGCGAGCTTGCGATTCCATACATGGCGGCGTTTATGGCGACACTGTTCATGACTTATTTTGCCATGAAATGGTTTATGGGAATTATGAAAAGAGGCAAGCTTATTTATTTCACGTATTATTGCTTTACAGTTGCCATTTTGCTGCTTATTTTCTTTTAGGCTAAATTAGGCTAAACCCAGTCCAGTATACGGACTGGGTTATTCATGTATATCAACAGCAACCTATTGACTCCGTAGCTAGGTACAGGAAGTAAGATGACCTTGAAGGAGGAGCGGGTATGGCATATTTAACGATTGGGGAATTGGCGAAGCGTGCCAGCGTGAATCTGGAAACGGTACGATATTATGAAAGACGCGGATTAATTGTTGAGCCGCCGCGGACGAAAGCGGGCTACCGCATGTATGACGAATCTGCCGTGGACGATATTCGTTGGATTCGCCAGGCTCAGGCAATCGGCTTCACGCTGCAGGAAATTCTTTATTTGAAGGCGATGCGTGACGGCGCTGCAAGCTCGGAAGCGGAGTTGCGCTGCCATGCTCAGGAGAAAATCGCTGAAATCGAGAAGAAGATAGAGCAGCTTCAGGAGATGAAGAGCCTTCTGGAGCGTGCAGTAAGTCACTCGAGCGAGTCATTTGCGACTTGCCCGCTCCTCCAAACTATAAAGCAAGGGAGGGCATCCAATGAGTAAAAAAATTGAGGTATACTCGGATGGGAGCAACCGCAGCCAGTCGATCATCGATTTGGTGAAAAAGCTGGCTTGTCCTAAATGCGAGATCGTTGTGCATAACGAAGCTGAGAAGAAAGGGCGATCCGTCCCGTCTGTGTGGATGGACGGCAAAGAAGTTGATATCGACAAGCTGGCGGGCGGCATAAATCATAATCACTCGATTCCTTTTAAGGACTGATTTCTGGTCCGCTTGTGTATTGGGGGATAGAAGTGGATAGCCAAGGGGAAGAGAGCTGGTTCTAGAGCAGTGATTGGGCGGAAAAGAAGTATAAAAGGCTGCAGCGGCCGGTGTTTACGGACGCTGCAGCCTTTAATCACATCAGTATGGATCGGCTTCGTGGCTTTTCTCCACAGCCTCTTTGGTGGCTTCGTTTGCGGCTAATGAGCCTTGGCCATATTTCGATTGGCCAGCTTCACGGCCAGGGAGCTGTTCGTCCTTTTTCATACCCTGTATTTCTTTCATGACCCTGTCGATCCCTTCCTTAACGCGGCGGCCATAGTCTTCATCCGCCTGTGTGAAGTGGTGGATCATCGCTTCCTGAATACGTTTGTCGCATACCGCAAGCGCCTCGGACAGGTTCTTGATCAGCTCGTCGCGCTCCCATTCCTCAAATGAGCGGTACGTATCGCCCGCTTGCCCATAGTTATTGGGACGATCGATCGGTGCGCTCATGGCCGCCGCATTATACGTCGGACGATGCTGCGGACGATCCTCCTGTCCAGCTTCCTGATAGCCGCCGATCATGGAAGGTTCGTAATTAATATGCGGATTTTCTCCGGACTCGTTGGGGTCACGGGTATCCATTTGGCCGCGATGCTGATTCGTCCGCACCGGTACCTTCGGCGCGTTCACTGGCAATTTCAAATAGTTGGCGCCTACGCGGTAGCGCTGCGTATCGGAGTAGGAGAAGGTACGGCCCTGCAGCATTTTGTCGTCGGAGAAATCCATCCCATCGACCAGCACCCCAGTACCAAAGGCAGCTTGCTCAATTTCTGCGTGAAAATCCACCGGATTGCGATCCAGAACCATTCGGCCAAGCGGCAGCCATGGGAACTTATCCTCCGGC
This window harbors:
- a CDS encoding MerR family transcriptional regulator, with product MAYLTIGELAKRASVNLETVRYYERRGLIVEPPRTKAGYRMYDESAVDDIRWIRQAQAIGFTLQEILYLKAMRDGAASSEAELRCHAQEKIAEIEKKIEQLQEMKSLLERAVSHSSESFATCPLLQTIKQGRASNE